The Dethiobacter alkaliphilus AHT 1 region TGACCTGCAAGCAAATAAGGAGACCACAATACAGAAAATAAACCTGACTCTAGTCAGGTTTATAGGGAGGATAGACAGGTACCCATCCTTTCATTTTTCCATATTTGCAGCACTGCAGTAATATTTCTACTTCTTCTTTTACAAAGTTTGTGAACATACTCCGTAAAGAATCGTTGTTTATAATTGCCAAAAAGTTGCGTAAATTCTTTTCCACTGCCGCAGAACAGCCGCTGCGAATTTGCTCATAAATCATCTGATCATTTATTAGTGAACTGTCATTTACATTTACAGGAGCTTTAATGCTTTTGGGGGATCGGCTTGGCATAGGCACACTATGTTTTTCCATCTGTTCTTCAAGGAGAGTAACTTCCTTTTCCAAGTACTCTATTCCCATCTTAATCATTTTTTTCAGGTCACTGTCATTTGCGGCTTTGTAATATTGGTGTGTCTGCTCGATGCAATAATAGCGATAGTATAAATGTTGTACAAGTATACCAGCTTCAACAATATCTAATTGCGGCTGTTTTGCAGAATCTGCCTTGCCAAAATGAAAGTTCCCAACCTGTATCATAACGCACCTCTTTGTCAGATTCACTACATCAATAGTTTTTCCAGGCAAAGGCTTAATATGCTAAAAAGAAGAATTAGTACTATTAGACTATGGGCGCAAAGGGTTAAATTTTGAGGGCTGCAGATGTTATGAGCTAATGTTGGTGCCGCCAAAGAGAATGGCAGCGATAATCAACAGCCGAAAAGCCTGCCAAAATGTAATTACTTTCAGATTAAACACATCGGGCATTGTGATGTTCCATAACCATTGCAGCAGGGCCGTAACCAGAAAGATAACGAATAAGAACATAAAAATGACCATAAAAAATTCTGCTCCACCTATGCCAACCATATGAGTCACCCCTTTAATTGTTTTAGATATGTTTCGCCAACAGGAAATATATTCCTGCAAGTGGAATTATATTAGTGCAGGAGTTGTTACGATATTTAATTTTTTATGGGGGTTTTTAATTGAAAACAATCGGATTAATTGGCGGCATGAGTTGGGAGTCATCCCTTGAATATTACCGCATCATCAACGAAGGTGTTAAATCAAGATTGGGAGGACTGCATTCAGCTCAGTGTATCCTATACAGCGTCGAATTTGCAGAAATAGAGCTGTATATGAGAAAGGGTGAGTGGGAGAAAATTTCTCAGGCCCTGATCAAAGTTGCCGGCAAGCTGGAAAGTGCCGGGGCTGATTTCATTCTTTTGTGCACAAACACTATGCATAAATTTGCTGAGGAAATCCAGGGAGCAATTGATATTGAACTGCTACATATAGCGGAGGCTACAGCAGTTGAGGTGAATAGAGCTAATATTAAAAAGGTTGGTCTGCTGGGAACACGGCCTACTATGGAGCAGGATTTCTATACTAAAACACTTCAGCAAAATGGAATCCAGGTGGTTATACCAAGCCATACAGATAGGGAGATTACACATAATGTGATTTTTCAGGAATTATGCCTGGGGATAATAACACCTGAATCAAAGAATGAGTATAAGAAAATAATTAATGGCTTAATCAAGCAGGGCGCAGAGGGGATTATTCTGGGGTGTACAGAGATTCCGCTGCTTATAAAGCCGGAAGATTCTCCGGTTCCTTTGTTTGATACTACATATATTCATGCCATGCAGGCAGTAAACAAAGCGCTGGCCAACTAATGAAAAGAGCACTGATAATCAACTATCAGTGCTCTTTGGGTATCAATAATGTTAAATTGTGAAAGCTGCTTTCAGGTTAGGAGCGCAGTGCTGTGGAGGGGTTGATACGGGTGGCATGGTATGCCGGGTAAAGGCCGCCAAATATGCTGGCCGCTAAACTGATGGCAAAGGAGAGGAGTATGGCCTGCCAGGACAAAAGGGCGGGCATGGTAAAGACGGCGGCAAAGAAGAAAGATGCAGCCAAGCCAAGAGCAATTCCGGCAATGCCGGCGGCAGTACCCATAATCATTGCTTCTGTAAGAAACATGACTGCTATTTTACTCTTGGGGGCTCCCAAGGCACGATGCAGACCAATTTCCCAGGTGCGTTCCCGCAGGTTAATAAGTTGAACAGCGGTGATGCCCAAGCTGCCGGCAAGGAGGATGACAATTGCCAGGATAGTGACCAAGTCTGACATGGTACCCAGGATATCGGTTTGGGCTGATAGCAGTTCGGTCTGATTCATTACGGAAAAGTCATTGGCTTCACCTTCGTTTATCTGGTGTGTAGCCCTTAAAGAGGTGGTTATTTGCTCTTCCATGGCAGGAATGATGTTAATGTTTTCTGCCTGTAAAAATAGATGTGTTAGATGATTTTCCGCAGTTAAGCGTCTTTGTGCCACGGTCAGGGGAACAATGATTAAGTCATCCAAGTCTTCTCCGGCGGCATCCAGTCCTTTTGCCTCCAGGATACCGATAACCTCAAAAAAGGTGTTATCAATACGAATGGTCTCTCCCGGTGCGGCCCCTGGGCCAAATAGCTGTTCTGCCACTGTATTTCCCAGCAGAACTACGCGTTGGCCGGCCTGATCTTCTTCACCGGAAAAGAAACGTCCGGCCGCCAATTCCAGATTGCGCACAGAAAAGAAGTTTTCTGTAGTGGCATACATGGTGGTCTTTACAGTTTGGCCTGCATCCCTGATATCTATGGTAGCCTGGAAAACCGGGGCCGCTGAGGCCAGGCCGGTAACATTTTGGGAAATGGCACTTAAGCTATCTGCTGTAAGGGTTTTTGCCACAGAGCCTTGTGAAGATTGGTTCCGACCACCGCCGCCTGAGGTTCTTGCTGCTTCAACGATGAGAACATTTGTGCCTAGTTTTTCCAATTCCTCCGCCAATGATAGCTCCGTACTTCTCCCCAGAGAGACCAATGTGGTGACGGCCAGAATACCAATGAGGATTCCCAGTGCTGCCAGAAGGCAGCGTTTTTTGTTGGCCGCCATAGACCGTAAGATAAACTGATACAATGACAAACTGTTCATTGTTTACCCTTTCGCCCGCAACGATACTACCGGGTCTAACCGGGCTGCGCGGTTTGCAGGACGTACCCCGGCAAGGAGGCCAATAATCAGGGAGAACATTATTCCTGCAGCGGGGGCATGCCAGGTAAAGAGAGTATTAACATCAATTCGCCCGGCAAGTATGTTGGTGGAAACAACTCCCAGAAGCACTCCGATACCACCGGCTATCACTGCCAGAACAAAGAGCTCCATCATAATTTGGGTGAGGATATCATGGTTGCGTGCGCCAAGGGCTTTGCGCAGCCCGATTTCAGCAGTTCGTGCCGTAACGGTTAAGTTTGTCAGGTTCATCATGATGATGCCCCCAACCAACAGGCTTATTGCAGCAATCAAGGTTAGATACGAAGTCAGCCTGCCTGCCGTTTCCTGCCTGGTTCCGGTGGTTAATGTGGGGATGCGCACATAAAACTCATGACCCAAATAAGTTGCCTCCAGAAAAGACATGGTTTGCTCAGATATGGCTTCCAGCCTGTCAATGTCATTTACCTGGACAGTAACGGTGGAATAGCCGTCAGGTTGAAAAAGCCTTTGAAAAACAGGTTCCGGTACCAGGACCACTTCATCTGCATTGCGGCCACTGCCGGTGGCACCTCTTGACTCAAGTACACCTATAACTTCAAGTTGCAGGGAGTCAACGTGTATGGTCATGCCCAGTATATTTCCGTCAGAGGCTAGCTGATTGGCTACAGCCTGGCCCACAATAGCCGCCCGTGTCCCTTCGGTAATATCATATTCGCTAAACAGGACACCGCTGGTTACATTCCAGGGCCTTACATCCTGAAAGCCCGCCGTGACCCCCTGAACAGAGACGTTTTCCAGGTAATTTAGCTCACCTGTTATGGTGGTACGTGAATTGAGGGTGGGGATAATAGCATTGATGCCGTTAATCTCCTGTTGTAAGGAGAAGAGATCCTGTGCGGTAAGTGTTATATTCTCCGTTTCTGAATGCTGCCCGCCTCCGCCCTGACCCCAGGGAAAAGTGCGTAAGGTGAATGTATCTGTGGCACCTACCCGGTCAACCCGTTCCAGGATACTGGCTTTTGTGCCTTGCCCCAGGGCAATGACGATGGTCAGCACAGAGATGCCAAGAATAATGCCGATGGCCATTAAGGCTGTGGTAAGTTTGTTTGACCAAAGCTGGCGTGCCGCTTCTTTTATGAATTTGGACTTCATAGGACCACCACCCCCGGAATATTCTTTTTGTTGTTGGCTGCCGAGGATTCAATTATACCGTCTGCCATGGTTATGGTGTAGTTGCAGTACGAAGCTATTTGGGCATCGTGGGTAATGACAATAACTGTTTTGCCCTCCTGATTTAGTTGGGTCAATAATGCCATAACTCCCTGTCCCGAAGCACTGTCCAGTGCTCCTGTGGGTTCGTCTGCCAGGATAACTGCCGGATCATTTACCAGTGCCCGGGCAATGGCCACCCGTTGCTGTTGTCCTCCGGAAAGTTCACCGGGCAGGTGATGCATCCGGTCTTCCAGACCTACTCGTTTTAGCATTGTTTTAGCCTGTTGCTCCGGATGCTCAGGCAGGTCATTGCTGTATAGAAAGGGAAGCATGACGTTTTCCAGCGCATTGAAACGGGGCAACAAGTGAAAAGACTGAAATACGAAACCAAATTGCTGATTACGAAGTTTGGCCAACTCATCATCTTTTAGAGTTCCTGTTGAAATGCCATTTACTTTATAGTTGCCGGAAGTTGGGCGGTCGAGGCAGCCGAGAATATTTAGCATTGTTGATTTTCCCGACCCGGAAGGGCCCACAATTGCCACAAATCCCCCATCTGCAATCTCCAATGATATGTTGTTAAGCGCAGTTACAGAATTACTGCCGGAAGAATACACCTTGGAAATTTCGTCTAACTGTAACATTCTTTTCGCCTCCTTATGGCCTGTTTTCATCTGCCGTGTTGATAACTACTTTTTCACCGGCTTTGAGGCCGGATACTATCTCCACATAACCGTCAGACCTTTTGCCGGTCTGGACTTCCGTTTCATATATCTCGTCGTCTTGAAGGACATAAACCATTTGTTTGCTACCGGATTGACTAATGGCCTGTGAAGGCACAGTAAGAGTTTCCTGCGGCTCTTCCAGGTAAATGGTAACTACAGCTGTCATGTCCGGATAAAAGCCTGCAGCAACATGTTCCAGGGAAATAATCACAGGGTAATTAATGATTCCACTTTCATTTTTCGCCAGGGGAGAAATGGAGCCCACTGTTCCTTCCAGTGTTTCAGTGTCCAGGGAATCAAGGGTAATGGCGGCTTGCTGTCCTTTTTCGATGGCAATGATGTCTGTTTCATCAATCAACGCTTCCACAATAAGACGATTTAAATCAATAAGTTTGATAAGATTGCTGTTACCACTTACAACTGCACCCGGATAGATATGTAATTCCGCTACAACCCCATCAATGGGTGCAGTTATTGTGCCTTGCTCTGCCAGTGCCCTGGCTTCCTGCAAATCGTTTGCGGCTTGCTCCACCCTGGCTTCTGCTTGCGCAATATCATTTTGAGTGTATTTGTTCTTAGTCAGGGAATATTGTTGTTGGGCCAGCCGATACTGGGCATCGGCATTATCTACTTCTCTTTGAGCATTGTCTAATTGCCCAGAGGGAGTTTCTTCATCATCTTTTAGCACAGACAATGTTTCTTCAGCTTCCTTAAGTTTGTTCTCAGCCTGCTCCAGGTTGATGCGGGCACGCGCAACCTCCTCTTCCCGGGGACCGCTGGTAACCTGTTCAAGCTGCAGCTTGGCCATTTGCAGGGCCAGCTCCGCTTTCTTGATGCGCTGTTGCGCACCGTCTATTGTAATAACAGCCAGGGTGTCACCGGCTTTGACCGCAGCGCCTTGTTCCACAAGCACCTCCTCCACTACTCCGGCACCGGGAGTATCAATCTGGACCATGGCACCCAGCTCGGGTTTTAGTGTGCCTACAGCTAACATGCTGCTGCCAAACACTCTTTTCTGGGCCGATGCGGTGCGAATTTCCTCGGCGGACTGGGCATCTGTTTCAGTGCTTTGACTAAGGGCAAATACCAGTATGACCAATGTCAAGATGCCGGCCAGGACATAAATCGTTTTTTTCTTCATCCTGCTTAAACCTCCTTAATTATGCTTGAGCTATTATATCCTAGTAATATGGAGGAGATATGGAGAAGGGGAGGTAGATTGTGGAGAAGTAGTGGAGAGGTACCTTTATTTCCAAAATCCCATAAATTATATAAACACAATTATGGGAAGGGTTGAATACATTTGATTCCGATTCATTATATTGGGTGGATGATTATTCTTTTGGCGCTGCTCCGGCTGTTTAATCAAGCGGCTCTTACTCTGCGTTGGAAGTTTGCTTTTTCAATGTTTACCCTGCTGTACTCTTTAGGGAAATTGTCGGCAATCTATATTTCCGGGAATACGGCGGATTTTCTTTACATGCTTAGTGCAGCAACGATCTTAATCCCTTTTCTCAGGATTAATTACAGTTTTTTAGGCAATGTGGAGAAAATAAGCGAGTCTTCCCTGCTGCTAAGTATCGGTATCATTGTTTTGCTGTCTTGAGGTCAGACATGAAAACACCCCGGAT contains the following coding sequences:
- a CDS encoding aspartate/glutamate racemase family protein, producing the protein MKTIGLIGGMSWESSLEYYRIINEGVKSRLGGLHSAQCILYSVEFAEIELYMRKGEWEKISQALIKVAGKLESAGADFILLCTNTMHKFAEEIQGAIDIELLHIAEATAVEVNRANIKKVGLLGTRPTMEQDFYTKTLQQNGIQVVIPSHTDREITHNVIFQELCLGIITPESKNEYKKIINGLIKQGAEGIILGCTEIPLLIKPEDSPVPLFDTTYIHAMQAVNKALAN
- a CDS encoding ABC transporter permease, with product MNSLSLYQFILRSMAANKKRCLLAALGILIGILAVTTLVSLGRSTELSLAEELEKLGTNVLIVEAARTSGGGGRNQSSQGSVAKTLTADSLSAISQNVTGLASAAPVFQATIDIRDAGQTVKTTMYATTENFFSVRNLELAAGRFFSGEEDQAGQRVVLLGNTVAEQLFGPGAAPGETIRIDNTFFEVIGILEAKGLDAAGEDLDDLIIVPLTVAQRRLTAENHLTHLFLQAENINIIPAMEEQITTSLRATHQINEGEANDFSVMNQTELLSAQTDILGTMSDLVTILAIVILLAGSLGITAVQLINLRERTWEIGLHRALGAPKSKIAVMFLTEAMIMGTAAGIAGIALGLAASFFFAAVFTMPALLSWQAILLSFAISLAASIFGGLYPAYHATRINPSTALRS
- a CDS encoding ABC transporter permease, which translates into the protein MKSKFIKEAARQLWSNKLTTALMAIGIILGISVLTIVIALGQGTKASILERVDRVGATDTFTLRTFPWGQGGGGQHSETENITLTAQDLFSLQQEINGINAIIPTLNSRTTITGELNYLENVSVQGVTAGFQDVRPWNVTSGVLFSEYDITEGTRAAIVGQAVANQLASDGNILGMTIHVDSLQLEVIGVLESRGATGSGRNADEVVLVPEPVFQRLFQPDGYSTVTVQVNDIDRLEAISEQTMSFLEATYLGHEFYVRIPTLTTGTRQETAGRLTSYLTLIAAISLLVGGIIMMNLTNLTVTARTAEIGLRKALGARNHDILTQIMMELFVLAVIAGGIGVLLGVVSTNILAGRIDVNTLFTWHAPAAGIMFSLIIGLLAGVRPANRAARLDPVVSLRAKG
- a CDS encoding efflux RND transporter periplasmic adaptor subunit produces the protein MKKKTIYVLAGILTLVILVFALSQSTETDAQSAEEIRTASAQKRVFGSSMLAVGTLKPELGAMVQIDTPGAGVVEEVLVEQGAAVKAGDTLAVITIDGAQQRIKKAELALQMAKLQLEQVTSGPREEEVARARINLEQAENKLKEAEETLSVLKDDEETPSGQLDNAQREVDNADAQYRLAQQQYSLTKNKYTQNDIAQAEARVEQAANDLQEARALAEQGTITAPIDGVVAELHIYPGAVVSGNSNLIKLIDLNRLIVEALIDETDIIAIEKGQQAAITLDSLDTETLEGTVGSISPLAKNESGIINYPVIISLEHVAAGFYPDMTAVVTIYLEEPQETLTVPSQAISQSGSKQMVYVLQDDEIYETEVQTGKRSDGYVEIVSGLKAGEKVVINTADENRP
- a CDS encoding DUF3231 family protein translates to MIQVGNFHFGKADSAKQPQLDIVEAGILVQHLYYRYYCIEQTHQYYKAANDSDLKKMIKMGIEYLEKEVTLLEEQMEKHSVPMPSRSPKSIKAPVNVNDSSLINDQMIYEQIRSGCSAAVEKNLRNFLAIINNDSLRSMFTNFVKEEVEILLQCCKYGKMKGWVPVYPPYKPD
- a CDS encoding ABC transporter ATP-binding protein, producing MLQLDEISKVYSSGSNSVTALNNISLEIADGGFVAIVGPSGSGKSTMLNILGCLDRPTSGNYKVNGISTGTLKDDELAKLRNQQFGFVFQSFHLLPRFNALENVMLPFLYSNDLPEHPEQQAKTMLKRVGLEDRMHHLPGELSGGQQQRVAIARALVNDPAVILADEPTGALDSASGQGVMALLTQLNQEGKTVIVITHDAQIASYCNYTITMADGIIESSAANNKKNIPGVVVL